A stretch of the Sulfurimonas sp. HSL-1656 genome encodes the following:
- a CDS encoding GNAT family N-acetyltransferase — protein MSEPQWESLRAWLMAQRAIVPEVKTPAEVKRLDLSNRALQSLPESFGLLTELVALNLGNNKLSVLPESMASMMRLSNVDLRRNAFTAVPALLGALPIRSLNLSGNRISAVSELVRFTMLRVLDLSGNVLEGFDNCLSVPNELRTLNLAGNYIKDIAAMLAQLTSVERLNLEGNLITRIPPEATYLSSLLELELSDNRIETIDKAFFTLGVESVNLASNRIKEVTLHGLEELEVLTLDDNALSSLQIADDFAPYLRAFSCDGCGLTAFPMLPSTSLGSLCYSSNAIADVPETISRYTELYELDIDGNAIVDLPEELANMKSLNSLYIGDNPLNEHAKLVIEVLHPEICDINMKTGITIEAATEEDLPHMAGLLGVLFAIEQDFEIDFDKQLSGITKLYGHEGTDLLVARHEGKVVGMLTMQRLISSAEGDYVGQIEDLVVRQEYRKMGVGSRLINKMRFMAQSYGYKRIQLAADIDNENAHNFYTRRGFRRTNLTVFHFKNNF, from the coding sequence ATGTCCGAACCGCAATGGGAGTCCCTGCGTGCCTGGCTGATGGCGCAGCGGGCCATCGTACCGGAAGTCAAAACGCCTGCCGAGGTGAAACGTCTCGATCTGAGCAACCGCGCGCTGCAGAGTCTGCCCGAGAGTTTCGGCCTGCTCACCGAACTGGTCGCGCTCAACCTGGGCAACAACAAACTTTCCGTGCTGCCCGAGTCCATGGCGTCGATGATGAGACTGAGCAACGTGGACCTTCGTCGTAACGCCTTCACGGCCGTCCCGGCACTGTTGGGGGCACTGCCGATCCGTTCACTCAACCTCAGCGGCAACCGTATCAGCGCCGTCAGTGAGCTGGTCCGTTTCACGATGCTGCGTGTGCTTGATCTCAGCGGCAACGTGCTCGAGGGCTTCGACAACTGCCTGAGCGTTCCCAATGAGCTGCGCACCCTCAACCTCGCCGGCAATTACATTAAAGATATTGCCGCCATGCTGGCCCAGCTCACGTCGGTCGAGCGGCTGAACCTGGAGGGGAACCTGATCACAAGGATCCCCCCGGAGGCGACATACCTCAGTTCGCTGTTGGAACTGGAGCTCTCGGACAACCGTATCGAAACGATCGACAAAGCCTTTTTCACCCTCGGGGTCGAATCGGTCAACCTCGCCTCGAACCGCATCAAGGAGGTGACGCTGCACGGGTTGGAGGAGCTTGAAGTGCTGACGCTGGACGACAACGCGCTTTCATCACTGCAAATTGCGGATGATTTCGCCCCCTATCTTCGCGCCTTCTCCTGTGACGGCTGCGGGCTGACGGCGTTTCCGATGCTGCCATCGACCTCCCTGGGGTCACTGTGCTACTCCTCCAACGCGATTGCCGACGTGCCGGAGACGATCAGCCGCTATACGGAGCTGTACGAACTCGATATCGACGGCAACGCCATTGTCGACCTGCCGGAGGAGCTGGCGAACATGAAGAGCCTGAACTCCCTCTATATCGGTGACAACCCGCTCAATGAGCATGCGAAACTGGTCATCGAAGTGCTCCACCCGGAGATCTGCGACATCAATATGAAGACAGGCATCACTATCGAGGCTGCCACGGAGGAGGATCTGCCGCACATGGCCGGACTGCTGGGGGTGCTCTTCGCCATCGAGCAGGATTTCGAGATCGACTTCGACAAGCAGCTCTCCGGGATTACGAAACTCTACGGCCATGAGGGTACCGACCTGCTCGTCGCGCGGCACGAGGGGAAAGTGGTCGGGATGCTGACGATGCAGCGCCTCATCTCCAGTGCCGAAGGCGACTATGTCGGCCAGATCGAAGACCTGGTCGTCCGCCAGGAGTACCGCAAGATGGGGGTGGGCAGCCGGCTCATCAACAAAATGCGCTTTATGGCACAGTCATACGGCTACAAACGGATTCAGCTTGCCGCGGATATCGACAATGAAAACGCCCATAACTTCTACACCCGCCGCGGCTTCCGCCGCACCAATCTCACCGTCTTTCATTTTAAAAATAATTTTTAA
- the nifH gene encoding nitrogenase iron protein — protein MAELRQIAFYGKGGIGKSTTSQNTLASMAHYFDKNILIVGCDPKADSTRLILHEKAQSTILQLAAEMGTVEDLELEDAMKPGAGIFAPDAPGGWINCTESGGPEPGVGCAGRGVITAINFLEEEGAYEEEGLDFVSYDVLGDVVCGGFAMPIREGKAQEIYIVMSGEMMAMYAANNISKGILKYANTGGVRLAGLVCNARMTDKEYDLAIALAKDLGTQMIHFVPRNNIVQHAELRRMTVVEYSPSSDQALEYKELARKIISNDMKIIPTPLEMDDLEDLLMKYGLEDEADEDNIGKAAEA, from the coding sequence ATGGCTGAACTTCGTCAAATCGCATTCTATGGTAAAGGTGGGATTGGTAAATCTACTACTTCCCAAAACACGCTGGCTTCTATGGCTCACTACTTTGATAAGAACATCCTGATCGTTGGTTGTGACCCGAAAGCGGACTCAACTCGTCTGATCCTGCACGAGAAAGCACAGTCTACTATTCTGCAGCTTGCTGCTGAAATGGGTACTGTTGAGGACCTCGAACTCGAAGATGCAATGAAACCGGGTGCAGGTATTTTTGCTCCTGATGCACCGGGCGGCTGGATTAACTGTACTGAGTCTGGCGGACCAGAGCCGGGTGTTGGATGTGCAGGTCGCGGTGTTATTACTGCAATTAACTTCCTTGAGGAAGAAGGCGCTTACGAAGAAGAAGGTCTCGACTTCGTTTCTTACGACGTTCTCGGTGACGTTGTTTGTGGTGGTTTCGCTATGCCGATCCGCGAAGGTAAAGCTCAGGAAATCTACATCGTTATGTCTGGTGAGATGATGGCAATGTACGCTGCCAACAACATCTCCAAAGGTATTCTGAAGTATGCAAACACTGGTGGGGTTCGCCTTGCAGGTCTGGTTTGTAATGCACGTATGACTGACAAAGAGTATGACCTGGCGATCGCGCTGGCAAAAGACCTCGGCACTCAGATGATCCACTTCGTACCGCGTAACAACATCGTTCAGCACGCTGAACTTCGCCGTATGACAGTTGTTGAGTACAGCCCGTCTTCTGACCAGGCTCTCGAGTACAAAGAACTTGCTCGCAAGATCATCAGCAACGACATGAAAATCATCCCGACTCCGCTCGAGATGGACGACCTCGAAGACCTTCTCATGAAGTACGGTCTTGAAGACGAGGCTGACGAAGACAACATCGGTAAGGCTGCAGAAGCGTAA
- a CDS encoding CCE_0567 family metalloprotein: MSADAKELKKELAKRKRLAVEIASEIHDIVEDTLWTDYVKMPELSEKLRAAVEDANTFKTDNGL; the protein is encoded by the coding sequence ATGTCAGCTGATGCAAAAGAACTGAAAAAAGAGTTGGCCAAGCGCAAACGTCTGGCGGTCGAGATCGCTTCGGAGATCCACGACATCGTCGAAGACACACTCTGGACCGACTACGTCAAAATGCCGGAACTGAGTGAAAAACTTCGCGCTGCAGTCGAAGACGCCAACACGTTCAAGACTGATAACGGCCTTTGA
- a CDS encoding GNAT family N-acetyltransferase produces MFIGWLKFADVAELVKIADTVGWLADGYHIKLMMMHSPNLCYGAYEDGKLVGAIMSIGFTETAQMKYFMVRPEYQKKGIGKRLFQTLLGVLENDFRKIYLHANPDLVPFFEAHGFESNMEVGRFINVGKVPPFNFTNAHAKELDGGNFESAIHAIDHETFGENRLAFLLDEMERTSSLKFTLPNAFQHSSVVNARHVYLGPWQVREGHEDEAEKMMKGVLYFRGLKKVFADVPLGVKPVVDLYEKYHFKQQQKFVHMSKGGNSIKFENIYAFSL; encoded by the coding sequence ATGTTCATAGGATGGCTTAAATTTGCAGACGTCGCTGAACTGGTCAAGATTGCTGATACGGTGGGCTGGCTTGCCGACGGTTACCATATCAAGCTGATGATGATGCACTCGCCCAACCTCTGCTACGGTGCGTACGAAGACGGCAAACTGGTGGGCGCGATCATGTCGATCGGCTTTACCGAAACGGCACAGATGAAATATTTTATGGTACGACCGGAGTACCAGAAGAAGGGAATAGGCAAACGCCTTTTCCAAACGCTTCTGGGGGTACTGGAGAACGATTTCCGCAAAATTTACCTCCATGCCAACCCGGACCTCGTACCGTTTTTCGAAGCCCACGGTTTTGAATCCAACATGGAAGTGGGCCGTTTCATCAATGTCGGCAAAGTGCCGCCGTTCAATTTTACCAATGCGCATGCCAAAGAACTGGACGGCGGGAACTTCGAATCCGCCATCCATGCCATCGATCATGAAACGTTCGGCGAGAACCGCCTTGCGTTCCTGCTCGATGAGATGGAACGCACCAGTTCGCTCAAATTCACGCTGCCCAATGCCTTTCAGCACTCCAGCGTCGTGAATGCCCGCCATGTCTATCTGGGCCCCTGGCAGGTACGCGAGGGGCATGAGGACGAAGCGGAGAAGATGATGAAAGGGGTCCTCTATTTCCGGGGGCTCAAAAAGGTTTTCGCCGACGTCCCCCTCGGGGTGAAGCCGGTTGTCGATCTTTACGAGAAGTACCACTTCAAACAGCAGCAGAAGTTCGTCCACATGAGCAAGGGCGGCAATTCGATTAAGTTCGAAAACATTTACGCATTTTCACTTTAA
- a CDS encoding ATP-dependent Clp protease proteolytic subunit, translating to MPYIPTVKDRTPRGERYFDLFSKLMGDRVIMITEPIDDHMMGIIVSQLLYLEAEDSEEPIHMYISSPGGSVMAGLAILDTMQLISAPVYTYGLGMVASMAAVLFTCGEPGHRYVLPNAEVMIHQPLGGAQGQASDIEIQANHIISLKKRLYKILSEATGAPVKTIEKASDRDNYFVAEDAIKFGLADQILNAITKKEV from the coding sequence ATGCCATACATACCTACCGTAAAAGACAGAACCCCACGGGGCGAACGCTATTTTGACCTTTTTTCCAAACTGATGGGTGACCGTGTCATCATGATCACCGAACCGATCGACGACCACATGATGGGGATCATCGTCTCCCAGCTGCTTTATCTCGAAGCCGAAGATTCCGAAGAGCCGATCCATATGTATATCAGTTCTCCGGGCGGTTCGGTGATGGCGGGTCTCGCCATCCTGGACACCATGCAGCTGATCAGCGCCCCGGTCTACACCTACGGTCTGGGCATGGTCGCATCAATGGCCGCCGTCCTCTTCACCTGCGGCGAGCCGGGACACCGCTACGTGCTCCCCAACGCCGAAGTGATGATCCACCAGCCGCTCGGCGGCGCACAGGGCCAGGCCAGTGATATCGAGATCCAGGCCAACCACATTATCAGCCTCAAAAAGCGCCTCTACAAGATCCTCTCCGAAGCCACCGGTGCACCGGTCAAAACCATTGAGAAAGCCAGCGACCGCGACAACTATTTTGTCGCCGAAGACGCCATCAAGTTCGGTCTGGCGGACCAGATCCTCAATGCTATTACGAAAAAGGAAGTCTGA
- the nifV gene encoding homocitrate synthase, whose product MEMALINDTTLRDGEQAPYVAFNTGEKIAIARALDACGADELEIGIPAMGTREQDDIRELLALGLEARMMTWNRATMRDLEASLECGVKAVDLSIPVSDILIDVKFGGDKSRMLSQLEAVIMAAKREGLYVCIGAEDSSRADLGFIADVMQLGHTLGADRFRYCDTVGILTPTRTYEAIKALVSLNLLPIEMHTHNDFGLANANALSGLDAGALSVNTTVIGLGERAGNASFEQISMALKHLYGDTRRIDAMQMRSLIAIVAEAAGVTIAPNAPIVGERLFAHESGIHADGMMKNSRAYEPFDAEEVGGLRAFPIGKHSGTGTVMYHLKQLGISAEKSALQSLLPRIREIVTSRKQVLDDMELVSLYRQSLCS is encoded by the coding sequence ATGGAAATGGCTTTGATCAACGACACGACGTTACGTGACGGTGAACAGGCGCCCTATGTGGCGTTCAACACCGGTGAAAAAATAGCGATCGCCCGCGCGCTTGATGCCTGCGGTGCCGATGAACTCGAGATCGGCATTCCCGCAATGGGAACGCGCGAACAGGATGACATCCGCGAACTGCTGGCCCTCGGGCTGGAGGCGCGGATGATGACCTGGAACCGTGCGACGATGCGCGATCTCGAGGCGTCGCTTGAGTGTGGCGTGAAAGCCGTTGACCTTTCCATCCCCGTTTCGGATATTCTGATTGACGTTAAATTCGGCGGTGATAAAAGCCGGATGCTTTCGCAGCTCGAGGCAGTCATTATGGCCGCGAAACGCGAAGGACTCTATGTCTGTATCGGGGCCGAAGACAGCTCCCGTGCCGATCTTGGCTTTATTGCCGACGTAATGCAGCTGGGCCACACGCTCGGCGCTGACCGTTTCCGCTACTGCGATACCGTCGGGATTCTGACACCGACACGAACCTACGAAGCCATCAAGGCATTGGTTTCCCTCAATCTCCTTCCGATCGAAATGCATACGCACAATGATTTCGGTCTTGCCAATGCCAATGCGCTCAGCGGGTTGGATGCAGGTGCGCTCAGCGTCAATACGACGGTCATTGGTCTGGGCGAACGGGCGGGCAACGCTTCGTTCGAACAGATCTCCATGGCGCTCAAACACCTCTACGGCGACACGCGCCGCATCGATGCGATGCAGATGCGTTCGCTCATTGCCATCGTCGCCGAGGCGGCGGGCGTAACGATTGCGCCGAACGCCCCTATTGTCGGGGAGCGTCTTTTTGCCCACGAGAGCGGTATCCATGCTGACGGTATGATGAAGAACAGCCGCGCCTACGAACCCTTCGATGCCGAAGAGGTCGGGGGGCTGCGCGCTTTCCCTATCGGCAAGCATTCGGGAACCGGAACGGTCATGTACCATCTCAAACAGCTCGGCATCAGCGCCGAAAAAAGTGCACTGCAGTCTCTGCTGCCGCGCATTCGCGAAATCGTGACCTCGCGTAAGCAGGTCCTAGACGACATGGAGCTCGTATCTCTTTACAGGCAGAGCCTATGTTCATAG
- a CDS encoding FeoA family protein has protein sequence MCLLQMKVGEIAAVDAINVHGALRARLLAMGLMPNAQISIKHFGWFKSTVQVMINRTLVGLRKEEAALIEVHKVA, from the coding sequence ATGTGTTTATTGCAGATGAAAGTCGGTGAAATAGCAGCGGTGGACGCCATCAATGTCCACGGTGCGCTTCGCGCACGCCTGCTGGCGATGGGCCTGATGCCGAATGCACAGATCAGCATTAAGCATTTCGGCTGGTTCAAAAGTACCGTCCAGGTGATGATCAACCGTACCCTGGTAGGCCTCCGCAAAGAGGAAGCCGCCCTCATCGAGGTGCATAAAGTGGCCTGA
- a CDS encoding redoxin family protein, whose protein sequence is MRLEEQPLDIGYASEKVTLKAPDGTSQSVGGQDGKTHLIVTVPFIDDNCIAELQAIGKALPKADDVTASLIVAATSHEDPKVEGFRFLLDSDEEFADWYGVRLSGEPLDGELTKALFIISKDGALYYDEFARNLHDPFNAETAVRKVYAAQECYTGKGCH, encoded by the coding sequence ATGCGTCTTGAAGAGCAGCCGCTTGACATCGGATACGCTTCCGAAAAGGTCACGCTCAAAGCCCCGGACGGTACGTCACAGAGTGTCGGGGGACAGGACGGTAAGACCCATCTGATCGTTACCGTCCCTTTTATAGATGACAACTGCATCGCCGAACTGCAAGCCATCGGCAAGGCCCTTCCGAAAGCCGACGATGTCACCGCGTCACTGATCGTCGCCGCGACCTCCCACGAGGACCCCAAAGTCGAAGGGTTCCGCTTCCTGCTTGACAGCGACGAAGAGTTCGCCGACTGGTACGGTGTGCGCCTCAGCGGTGAGCCCCTTGACGGGGAGCTGACCAAGGCCCTGTTCATCATCTCCAAGGATGGTGCACTCTACTATGATGAATTTGCCAGGAACCTGCATGATCCGTTCAACGCCGAAACGGCCGTACGGAAAGTCTACGCTGCGCAAGAATGCTATACCGGGAAAGGATGCCACTAA
- the nifB gene encoding nitrogenase cofactor biosynthesis protein NifB has product MPADIAEKVHDHPCYSEGAHHHYARIHVAVAPACNIQCNYCNRKYDCSNESRPGVTSERLTPEESVKKVMFVGGEVQRMSVLGIAGPGDALANPEKTFKTFAMVREKAPDLKLCLSTNGLALPNFVDEMVKYDIDHITVTINSVDETGEIGSKIYPWIYHNNKRIYGKEASRILLENQLEGMKKCVEHGILIKANSVLIPGINDKHLPEVSKKLKEIGVFLHNIMPIISEPEFGTKFALDGVPSATDQQQMEVQEACGMDMKLMQHCRQCRADAVGLIGEDRGAEFTKDRFKEMSFDALEAHYNVEGRKEAHAKIEEFRFFLDRANERVRKEKADLSSDGQTILVAVTTAGEGMINQHFGSVKEFLIYEAGDRGIRFIHHRKLDYEYCAGPDGTNPIDAILEKLKDCKLILTAKIGGCPQDDLAKAGLIADMSYAYQPMEASVLKATRKYFNLPEEMEAN; this is encoded by the coding sequence TTGCCAGCTGATATTGCAGAAAAGGTCCACGATCACCCATGTTACTCTGAAGGAGCCCACCACCACTACGCACGTATCCACGTTGCGGTTGCACCTGCATGTAATATCCAGTGTAACTACTGTAACCGTAAATACGACTGTTCCAACGAGAGCCGTCCGGGGGTTACCAGCGAACGCCTGACACCGGAAGAATCCGTCAAGAAGGTCATGTTCGTCGGCGGTGAAGTTCAGCGTATGAGTGTTCTTGGTATTGCCGGACCGGGAGATGCCCTCGCCAACCCGGAAAAAACATTCAAGACATTTGCAATGGTCCGCGAAAAAGCGCCAGACCTGAAACTCTGTCTCTCTACGAACGGCCTTGCACTGCCGAACTTCGTTGATGAAATGGTGAAATACGACATCGACCACATTACGGTCACGATCAACTCTGTAGACGAAACAGGCGAGATCGGTTCGAAAATCTATCCGTGGATCTACCACAACAACAAACGCATCTACGGTAAAGAGGCGTCCCGTATCCTCCTCGAGAACCAGCTCGAAGGGATGAAGAAGTGTGTCGAGCACGGTATCCTGATCAAAGCGAACTCCGTTCTGATCCCGGGCATCAACGACAAGCACCTGCCGGAAGTTTCCAAGAAACTCAAAGAGATCGGTGTCTTCCTCCACAACATCATGCCGATCATCTCCGAGCCGGAGTTCGGTACGAAATTCGCCCTTGACGGTGTACCGTCTGCGACGGATCAGCAGCAGATGGAAGTCCAGGAAGCATGCGGTATGGATATGAAACTGATGCAGCACTGCCGCCAGTGCCGCGCCGACGCCGTCGGTCTGATCGGTGAGGACCGCGGTGCGGAATTCACGAAAGACCGCTTCAAAGAGATGAGTTTCGATGCCCTCGAAGCACACTACAATGTTGAAGGCCGTAAAGAAGCGCATGCGAAGATCGAAGAGTTCCGTTTCTTCCTCGACCGTGCAAACGAGCGTGTCCGCAAAGAGAAGGCAGACCTCAGCTCCGACGGTCAGACCATCCTTGTCGCGGTAACGACGGCGGGCGAAGGGATGATCAACCAGCACTTCGGTTCGGTCAAAGAGTTCCTTATCTACGAAGCAGGCGACCGCGGTATCCGCTTCATCCACCACCGTAAACTCGACTACGAGTACTGTGCGGGACCGGACGGCACGAACCCGATCGATGCGATCCTTGAGAAACTCAAAGACTGCAAGCTGATCCTGACAGCGAAGATCGGCGGCTGTCCGCAGGACGACCTCGCGAAAGCGGGACTGATTGCAGACATGAGCTATGCGTATCAGCCGATGGAGGCTTCCGTCCTCAAGGCGACACGCAAATACTTCAATCTCCCCGAGGAGATGGAAGCGAACTAA
- the nifD gene encoding nitrogenase molybdenum-iron protein alpha chain translates to MGPESLEAKQKAAIEEVLKAYPAKAAKNRAKHLGVGSPEDESQKTCGNVRSNKKTVPGVMSQRGCAYAGSKGVVWGPVKDMVHISHGPIGCGQYSRAGRRNYYIGTTGVDTFVTMNFSSDFQEKDIVFGGDKKLAVCFEEIDALFPLNNGITVQSECPIGLIGDDINATSKVYAKKTGNTIVPVNCEGFRGVSQSLGHHIANDTVRDYVFDGNVETLGDAIEPTEYDVAIIGDYNIGGDAWSSRILLEEMGLRVTAQWSGDATLKEMAQTPKVKLNLLHCYRSMNYISRHMEKEFGIPWVEYNFFGPSQTYKSLRKIAAFFDEKIQAKCEEVIAKYEPMINAVVDKYKPRLEGKQVMLFVGGLRPRHVIGAYEDLGMEVIGTGYEFAHDDDYKRTKDEIMRSTVIYDDVNEYELEAFVKKLEPDLVASGIKEKYVFQKMGLPYRQMHSWDYSGPYHGFDGFAIFAADMDLAINSPVWGYSKAPWETEGEA, encoded by the coding sequence ATGGGTCCAGAATCATTGGAAGCAAAACAAAAAGCAGCGATCGAAGAGGTACTCAAAGCGTACCCGGCAAAAGCTGCGAAAAACCGTGCTAAGCACCTCGGTGTAGGTTCACCAGAGGATGAAAGCCAAAAAACGTGCGGTAACGTCCGTTCGAATAAGAAAACTGTTCCGGGTGTCATGAGCCAGCGCGGCTGTGCCTATGCCGGTTCAAAAGGTGTTGTCTGGGGTCCGGTCAAAGATATGGTTCATATCTCTCACGGTCCGATCGGCTGTGGTCAGTATTCACGTGCCGGCCGTCGTAACTACTACATCGGTACAACCGGTGTCGATACATTCGTTACGATGAACTTCTCTTCAGATTTCCAGGAAAAAGACATCGTCTTCGGCGGTGACAAGAAACTGGCTGTCTGTTTCGAAGAGATCGACGCGCTGTTCCCGCTGAACAACGGTATCACTGTCCAGTCTGAGTGTCCGATCGGTCTGATCGGTGACGACATCAACGCGACTTCTAAAGTGTATGCGAAGAAAACTGGTAACACGATCGTTCCGGTTAACTGTGAAGGTTTCCGCGGTGTTTCTCAGTCTCTGGGTCACCACATCGCGAACGACACTGTCCGTGACTACGTCTTCGACGGTAACGTTGAGACTCTGGGTGACGCTATCGAGCCGACTGAGTACGACGTTGCGATCATCGGTGACTACAACATCGGTGGTGACGCATGGTCAAGCCGTATCCTTCTCGAAGAGATGGGTCTGCGTGTAACGGCTCAGTGGTCAGGCGATGCTACGCTCAAAGAAATGGCACAGACGCCGAAGGTTAAACTGAACCTCCTGCACTGCTACCGTTCTATGAACTACATCTCCCGTCACATGGAGAAAGAGTTCGGTATCCCTTGGGTTGAATACAACTTCTTCGGACCGTCTCAGACTTACAAATCTCTGCGCAAGATCGCTGCATTCTTCGACGAGAAGATCCAGGCGAAATGTGAAGAGGTTATCGCGAAATACGAGCCGATGATCAATGCGGTTGTCGACAAGTACAAGCCGCGCCTCGAAGGCAAGCAAGTAATGCTGTTCGTCGGTGGTCTCCGCCCGCGTCACGTTATCGGTGCCTACGAAGACCTCGGTATGGAAGTTATCGGTACGGGTTACGAATTCGCACACGACGACGACTACAAACGTACGAAAGACGAGATCATGCGTTCTACTGTCATCTACGATGACGTCAACGAATACGAGCTCGAAGCGTTCGTCAAGAAACTTGAGCCGGACCTCGTTGCTTCTGGTATCAAAGAGAAATACGTCTTCCAGAAAATGGGTCTGCCGTATCGCCAGATGCACTCTTGGGACTACAGCGGTCCGTACCACGGATTCGACGGTTTCGCGATCTTCGCAGCCGACATGGACCTCGCGATCAACTCTCCGGTATGGGGATATAGCAAAGCACCTTGGGAAACGGAAGGAGAAGCGTAA
- the nifK gene encoding nitrogenase molybdenum-iron protein subunit beta: protein MQNVDKIDNGKNLFQHPEYRDVLANKKQFEGAWGAIDKEKVAEIAEWTTTWDYREKNLAREAITVNPAKACQPLGAVMVALGFENCMPYVHGSHGCVAYFRSYFTRHFKEPTPCVSDSMTEDAAVFGGLTNMKDGLKNCAAVYKPDMIMVSTTCMAEVIGDDLYAFITAAKEEDGGVDLPESFPIPYAHTPSFVGSHITGYDNMMHGTMQQLTEDQKGETKERINIIPGFETYIGSLRAVKTIVEKMGADYIMLGDHSDQWDMPAGEYNMFAGGTKLEDAKDCINSKATISLQKYATPKTMKMVEKRWKQKGSTTCNPIGLKGTDEFIMKLAELTGNEIPKELKVERQRLVDAMQDSYPYMHGKKFAIWGDPDFLIGVVSFLLEMGAEPTHVLCHNAPRGWEDEMRALLDTSPAKDTLNVWAGKDLWHMRSFLFTEPVDFMIGNSYGKELMRDTGTPLIYMGFPIFDRHHLHRYSLSGYEGALNMLTQITNKVLDQLDEETKGIATTDYFFDLIR from the coding sequence ATGCAGAACGTAGATAAAATCGACAACGGTAAAAACCTCTTCCAGCATCCTGAGTACCGGGATGTCCTGGCAAACAAAAAACAGTTCGAGGGTGCCTGGGGCGCCATCGACAAAGAAAAAGTCGCTGAAATCGCTGAGTGGACGACGACGTGGGATTACCGCGAAAAGAACCTGGCTCGTGAAGCGATCACTGTCAACCCGGCAAAAGCATGTCAGCCCCTCGGTGCTGTCATGGTCGCTCTCGGTTTCGAGAACTGTATGCCGTACGTTCACGGTTCACACGGTTGTGTTGCTTACTTCCGTTCTTACTTTACGCGCCACTTCAAAGAGCCGACACCTTGTGTATCCGACTCTATGACAGAAGACGCGGCGGTATTCGGTGGTCTGACCAACATGAAAGACGGTCTGAAAAACTGTGCAGCAGTCTACAAGCCGGACATGATCATGGTTTCCACTACTTGTATGGCGGAAGTCATCGGTGACGACCTCTATGCGTTCATTACAGCTGCGAAAGAGGAAGACGGTGGTGTTGACCTTCCGGAATCTTTCCCGATCCCGTATGCACACACTCCGTCATTCGTCGGTAGCCACATCACTGGTTACGACAACATGATGCACGGTACGATGCAGCAGCTCACTGAAGACCAAAAAGGTGAGACGAAAGAGCGCATCAACATCATCCCGGGCTTCGAAACCTACATCGGTTCACTCCGTGCGGTTAAGACGATCGTTGAGAAGATGGGTGCAGACTACATCATGCTCGGCGACCACTCTGACCAGTGGGATATGCCTGCAGGTGAATACAACATGTTCGCCGGCGGTACGAAGCTTGAAGACGCTAAAGACTGTATCAACTCTAAAGCGACGATCTCTCTGCAGAAATACGCTACACCGAAAACCATGAAAATGGTCGAGAAGCGCTGGAAGCAGAAAGGCAGCACAACGTGTAACCCGATCGGTCTGAAAGGCACTGACGAGTTCATCATGAAGCTTGCCGAACTGACTGGTAACGAGATCCCGAAAGAGCTGAAAGTAGAGCGCCAGCGCCTGGTCGATGCTATGCAGGACTCCTACCCGTACATGCACGGTAAGAAATTCGCGATCTGGGGCGACCCTGACTTCCTGATCGGTGTTGTTTCCTTCCTGCTCGAAATGGGTGCGGAACCGACACACGTACTGTGCCACAATGCACCGCGCGGCTGGGAAGACGAGATGCGTGCGCTTCTCGACACGTCACCGGCAAAAGACACACTGAACGTCTGGGCAGGTAAAGACCTGTGGCACATGCGTTCATTCCTCTTTACTGAGCCTGTCGATTTCATGATCGGTAACTCTTACGGTAAAGAGCTGATGCGTGATACGGGTACTCCGCTCATCTACATGGGCTTCCCGATCTTTGACCGTCACCACCTGCACCGCTACTCTCTGAGCGGTTACGAAGGTGCGCTCAACATGCTCACTCAGATCACGAACAAAGTTCTTGATCAGCTCGACGAAGAGACGAAGGGTATCGCTACGACGGACTACTTCTTCGACCTTATCCGCTAA